In Oenanthe melanoleuca isolate GR-GAL-2019-014 chromosome 10, OMel1.0, whole genome shotgun sequence, a single window of DNA contains:
- the CRABP1 gene encoding cellular retinoic acid-binding protein 1 isoform X2, with the protein MPNFAGTWKMRSSENFDELLKALGVNAMLRKVAVAAASKPHVEIRQDGDQFYIKTSTTVRTTEINFKIGESFEEETVDGRKCRSLATWENENKIYCKQTLIEGDGPKTYWTRELANDELILTFGADDVVCTRIYVRE; encoded by the exons aTGCCCAACTTCGCCGGCACTTGGAAGATGAGGAGCAGCGAGAATTTCGACGAGCTGCTCAAGGCGCTGG GTGTCAATGCCATGCTTAGGAAGGTGGCGGTGGCAGCTGCCTCCAAACCCCATGTGGAGATCCGCCAGGACGGAGACCAGTTCTACATCAAAACTTCCACTACTGTCCGCACCACTGAGATCAACTTCAAAATCGGGGAGAGCTTTGAGGAGGAGACGGTGGATGGACGAAAGTGCAGG AGTTTGGCCACTTGGGAGAATGAAAACAAGATCTATTGCAAACAAACTCTTATTGAGGGAGATGGTCCCAAAACGTACTGGACTCGAGAACTGGCTAATGATGAGCTGATTTTG accTTTGGTGCTGATGATGTTGTGTGCACAAGAATTTATGTAAGAGAGTAA
- the CRABP1 gene encoding cellular retinoic acid-binding protein 1 isoform X1 — protein sequence MAPQPRSAARWLPESSVRRPRAGQERFPVPVRGTAQSHTRGGSVRHGTVPVSPTSASGPACGAFAAGSSARTRGYRPCGPCPVCAGRADPAWCVPAVRTLPGVCRRCGASLSVPAAQSLPERRSCAAGLRAVPRPLALLLRPLAPLPGLPDAGRGQPRARLATSSSASSPPCPGVNAMLRKVAVAAASKPHVEIRQDGDQFYIKTSTTVRTTEINFKIGESFEEETVDGRKCRSLATWENENKIYCKQTLIEGDGPKTYWTRELANDELILTFGADDVVCTRIYVRE from the exons ATGGCACCGCAGCCGCGCTCCGCTGCCCGCTGGCTCCCGGAGAGCTCCGTGCGTCGGCcgcgggcagggcaggagagattccctgtgcctgtgcgGGGCACGGCTCAGAGCCATACCCGGGGAGGGTCGGTGAGGCACGGCACGGTCCCCGTCTCACCTACGAGCGCCAGCGGTCCAGCCTGTGGAGCCTTTGCCGCGGGGAGCTCTGCGAGAACCCGCGGGTACCGGCCGTGCGGACCCTGCCCGGTGTGTGCCGGCCGTGCGGACCCTGCCTGGTGTGTGCCTGCCGTGCGGACCCTGCCTGGTGTATGCCGGCGGTGCGGAGCTTCCCTGAGTGTGCCGGCAGCTCAGAGCCTGCCCGAACGCCGCAGCTGTGCCGCGGGGCTACGGGCGGTGCCCCGGCCTCTCGCTCTGCTCCTCCGGCCCCTCGCCCCGCTCCCCGGTCTGCCTGATGCTGGGCGAGGTCAGCCCAGGGCACGGCTGGCGACTTCAAGCTCTGCTTCCTCCCCGCCTTGCCCAGGTGTCAATGCCATGCTTAGGAAGGTGGCGGTGGCAGCTGCCTCCAAACCCCATGTGGAGATCCGCCAGGACGGAGACCAGTTCTACATCAAAACTTCCACTACTGTCCGCACCACTGAGATCAACTTCAAAATCGGGGAGAGCTTTGAGGAGGAGACGGTGGATGGACGAAAGTGCAGG AGTTTGGCCACTTGGGAGAATGAAAACAAGATCTATTGCAAACAAACTCTTATTGAGGGAGATGGTCCCAAAACGTACTGGACTCGAGAACTGGCTAATGATGAGCTGATTTTG accTTTGGTGCTGATGATGTTGTGTGCACAAGAATTTATGTAAGAGAGTAA